The DNA window tcttcccctacaacttcaagtgagtgttaaataattaatgtcgatcatatggacatttgttcaattatttgcttactagctaagctatctcccatatatatatatgttgactctagttaatgtcaatcatatttgtgtataaaaacatatgcagcaatcactggatattgatggtcatcgatatggccaatagttggtagagcatcttagactcgttaagaaaagagcaaacagagtaccaagacatgatatatattatccaagggtaatttggtctctctagcaactatatataccccgatctcttaactgtaacaattattaaaggccaaattaattttttattttattgggcgcaatGTTTAGaaatgtttctttgaggaacaccacatgaaacattgcaaagcgccactggatgtaatcgcacacaaagtaagtactagctatatatatatatatatatatatatatatatatatatatatatatatatatataattcaattaacaccatgcatgctttcaattcaccggctcttttttctcgtaaaagtgggttctgaggcaagaacaggggaccaactactgcggatactttgtttgcgagttcatcatggcgtacgcaaaaagaactcttgaagagatcctcaaagtatgttatataaatatattcatatattcacaatttcttttattgctcatatatataagtaatcacgtgaccaacacacacacatatatatatatatattaatacttttcctttaacttttattgaagactttattgttgaaagaaaaagtcatacgacgtgaccaactgaaagcaattcaagagaccatagcaggatttcttaatgaccaggtcttaaaccccgtcgatgagttctacaatgacatgaacgaaacatggaagccaaaccagatggagtgaatttgttatcccaaggatatgatagaatatacaatgcaagctttatttgtaatatatatatatatatacatctacatattatatgtacataaaacaacgtacaatatatgtatatgcatgtaatatatacgttagtttcatactttagtttatacaaaatgttcgaacattataagcgtgtagaatacgtatattattagcagcatagaatgcgtattagaaaacctattcgaaaaccaaaacgaatcatcaattgaaaatagaaacaaaaaaagaaaaaaaagaaaacctttagtcccggttggtaataccaaccgggactaaagggctggCCCACGTGGCTAGGCCGGGACGCCtttttagccccggttggtattaccaaccggggctaaaggtggacctttagtcttgggcgagaaaccgggactaaaggaggggccctttagtacCGGATTCATGCTCCCGGTTGGTATaacttgtttctgtactagtagTATAATAATACCGTCGTATTATATTGCAAAATAAATAGTGGAAGCACGACCTTTGCTAATATGTTGATTGTCTTGTTTGACTATATCAATATCAATATATAtactatatgtatatatgtgtatCTATATCCGTATCTATATCTGTATCTACATGTGCATCTAAAGTAtctatatctctatctctatatcTGTATCTGAAAAAATATGGTCATCTAGTCTAGTAATAATACTACTCCTATATGTGACCAAGTTACAGTGGACCAGATTTATAAGTCCATATATTACGTCTCGCTAACTATTACCCCTATTGTGCAATCAAATCAAATATCCATATAAAAAACCTCTCCTGCAACTCAGGGGGAAACTATAACAGGTTCCACTTCTTGGCCACGACAGAGTTCATTCTTTTTTTCCGTATGTGTGTTTTGGACCTGAAAAGTTCGTAAAATAAAATTGGTCGCGGATTGAGCCAAGATTTTACCGTTATCTGAAAACATGTTTATTCATCGAGTTTGCATCAGCTAGACAGATGCATGCATTACAATGTTTCATGAGTGCAGCAGCACTCGGTGTGAGCACGACCAGAATCATCATTCCTTGTGAAGCAAGGAGCTCTTTCAGCTATGAAGCCTTTGGCTCCACAGAAAGAGCTGCAGGTAGTACATCTTGTTAAACCATGGTCATGGTAGCAGGTAAACGGGTGCGGAGGAATTAGCATCTTTGTTGGCGACGCCGCCAACTGTGGGCAGCAGCACTCCACATGAGAATGACCTTGCTTGTCAGTCCAATTCAAGCAGAAGGCTCTCTCACTCTTCACGCCTTTTGCTTTGCATAGATCGGAGCAACTCGCAAACGTACAGTGACTTATATCCTGGAAGCACGACATCTGTCGAGACCGAGCCATCGCCGGTAGCGGCTGTGGCGAGTAGTGGTCTGGACCGGAGTCTGGCACATGCAATGACGAAGTACATACAGATCAAATATTTGTTGATCATATTTATCCAACAGTATGCAGATTAAGCAGAGACAAGGGCGCCATACTGTCAAGGTTCTCGGCTTGGCAGGATGTGCGGGATGCAGACATGATCAGAAGAACCAAGAGAACAGCGGCAATAAAGTGCGCGATCCACCTTGAGGTAGTACTGCTCTTTGCCATGAGGAAGATAATGCTATTCCTCGTTTTTATTTTTGCCAGAACGGGAGTCTCTTTTCTGTTGTATATATGGGGCGCGCAAGAATTTATATAGAAACAATACACATCCTGTAAATATGTTGGCTCTATATCTATATctgaatctatatctatatctatatctatatctatatctatatctatatctatatctatatctatatctaaaaaaaaatatttacCACAATCCTGAATCACTACAGGATTCTGGTTCTTAGCCGAGTGcaggccgcactcggcaaagcccgctttacactcggcaaaggctttgccgagtgccgcactcggcaaagagcactcgCCAAAGAATTCATTggtaaagaattctttgccgagtgccacctgtcgggcactcggcaaagcctttgccgagtgccatgtcagcactcggcaaagttaacgTCCACCGTCATCTgccggtttctttgccgagtgctgacgtggcaggcactcggcaaagagtttttaatttttttttaaaaaataatatttgtcgagtgccgctctgacaggcactcggcaaagtaaattttttttggaaacaatctttgccgagtgctgacactcggcaaacttatggtcactttgccgagtgccgtgtcagcactcggcaaagctgttgTGCTGGGAAAAACttccccagctttgccgagtgtttgcactcggcaaatctgggtaaatttttttttctagtttttttcacattccatccatgcaatatcacatatattcaacacaaatccatacaaaatcacatatatatcacatttcATCCATACAATTCAACACAAATCCATCCACAAGTTCATCCGTAAcaaatccatccatccatcacaaGTACATCCATACAAATCCATCACTAGTCCAACATAAGTCCAACATAACCCTCACAGAAGCCAATCCATCACTAGTCCAACATAACCATCACAAGTCCAAAAGCGAAATGAGAGGTACCTACTGCGTCCCTTGGTCCCCATGGCCCCCAGAGTGTGAAGAGCTCCCAGATGGCCACGAAGGCCACCCTTGCTGCGGAGGGCCACCCTGGAACGTCCACCCAGGCGGCGGAAGATGGCCGCCTGTCCACCCGGAGTACCCGTGTTACGTAGACAGAGGAACGCCACCTGGCCACGTGTACTGTGGAGTCGAGTCAACCGTGCCAACCGGCCACCCGTgctatggagaagggccacctggaggagtcgggttcgaacccgccgactatgcctgcacaaaggagaagcgatcTCATTAGTACCTGCAGgatggccgcacaagctaaagcaataaacaaccatatatactcaccggagtccctgTAGGACTAGGAGGAGGGGGTGGAGCGAACAGCGAGGGAGGCAACGGAGGCAGGACCAAACCCGGGATCTGAAGGCCCTGAAAGTAGGTCGCCACGTCCTGTAGCTGACGCGCCGACTGCTGCTGGACATCCTCCAGCTGCCGCTGATGGGCCTCCACCTGGGCCATCTGTTGGGCCTTCAACTCTGCCagctgggcctgcaatattacacccgcaaggtttaaacaatgcaaaggctaggtacatgtgtaaaaccagtgaacgacgaataaaactgTACTTACCTGAAATGCCGCCATCATCTGCGTGGAGCTCGGCTGCCGAGGTGCTATGGGGATGTCGGAGGAGCTCGTGCTGGTTTGTCGAATCTGGCTCAGTCTGGGAATAGAGGACGACTCGATTGCGCTGttggccatccagtaccggccgtgctgcttccctcctcccaacctcatcACGAGGTCCGTATCTAGGGGCTGGGTGGCCGGATCGAAGACCTCCCCATGGTGCGTGTGAGCCGCCGAGGTGTACTCGGCAAGCTTGGGGTAGACGCTCGCGTTGGTGTACGTGTCGGCCCCATCCTCTGGGTTGTAGACGTTGTCCGCCGCTGTCGCTGGGCCCTTGTGAGCCAAGACgtaccccatgaactcgttgatttcctggccaccatgcgactgggactgcgaggaaaacacaaagatgattacaagtaatgacaaTTGAGcgctagaataaataaataaatagatcaACAGAAGCGTACCCATCTTTCCATGTAGACTGGGATGGGCCGGTTCCCTTGGTGGTGTGACGGCCCTTGCATCTCTAGGCGGCACCTCCGACGGCTTCTGCGCTGAGTGTATGTGTCCTCTGAGACCCACTTGTTCACGATGTCCACCCAGCAGTCTTTGTACTTGGAGCACCAAGCAGGACACATCTGcatgacatcaagtatttgacatgtCAGAAGATGAATTGAAGCCTACTTATTTTCCATGGAAGGAATCAGAATGAATGTTTCCTACTTACCTggaggtactgctccctggtgagGTCGGTCTCCCTCTGGAGCATCATCTGCCTGGCTTCCCTCTTCCTCACCACCCGGCCAAGCACGTCGGCGTTGTAGGTGATGATGCACTAGATACGCCCCTCGTGGTACAGGTCCTTGAGTCGCTCTCTgcagaccttgtcctgcactcgcgTCGCCTCGGCCTGTTTCCCATCCTCGCACGTGAagtagtcctgcatacagacatcatgtatcatttcattatttcaagaatgtctaaCGAATGCATAGTACTGAGCAATGCggtgcgatgaagactcacccagaactccctCTTGATCCTCGTCGCAAGGGTGCCGTGGTCGGGGTCCACGACGCTAGCGAAGTGCTCCCACAACCAGGGCGGCCCTATCACCCCGACGTGGGTGACCCTGCCAGGGTAGTGCTTCCAAAGCAGGAGGCTCTGGATGCCATTGACATGGTGTGCATTGCCCCCTCCGCTCACAATCGTCCAGTTACTGCAccagtcattaagaagaattgttagtctgaagtacgattttcaacatgtcatatgaacaagtagtgaAAACATCAATGGTtacttacttgtcaccataggGTCGAATAACCGGGCGGCGGGAAGGCGCGAGCGGCGCTGAAGGGAGGGACAAGGGCCCGCGCGAGTAGACCTTGCTCGAACCTGAGGAAGGCGTCTCCCCTGGTGTTGCCTCGCCCCCGTGGTCCGAGTCTGACGAGGAAGAGGAACTgtcggtcgtcgtcgtcgtcaccccCTGTTGGGGCGTCGGGTCGGGAGGCAACTCCAGCCTCCTCGTCGCCGAGCGACGTCCACGGAGCCTCCTCTCCCTGCTCGTCGATGGCTCCACCGATGGCGGCTCCTCATCGGCGGTGGGTGAGCGGTCCCTCTGGTAGACCGAGGTGATCCCCTGTCGTTGCTGCCGCCTTCTGCCCGGCATTTTTTCGAGTGCCTGCAATGACAAAGATTAAACCCTTGTTCACAAATAAACGAGAAGTACTtgtaaagagatgcaaaatgaacgaaacataattgcaaggtaataataataacaatatattattacatgaattagaaattatCTCCACGAACGGCAGTGACTGGcgtgtcgtcatcatcatcactatcactatcactattgtcGTCATTGCGACTTCAACGCTATTAGGCATGAAATGGCATCCAGTTGTGAAACCATTGTCTtctcgtgaaggggcttctgtgtCGAATCCAGCATGGCtaagaacgcctttgcggtttccTCTAGATCCTCCTCCAATCCTTCAACGAACCGTGCATCGTGAAAGTCTGCCATCCCGGCATCTCCATCATActcctcgaggcgtggtctcaccacctcctctctaatacgatcgccttcaccatggtagatctagcgggtatagTTTGCAACGAATCCGAGCTTGTAAAGATCTCTCACCACCTGACTCTTTCGTTTTCTTTTCGTGTTCttacatttgctgtagggacacgaCATCCGACTCGACCCTTTAGTAGCcctgccaaatgcatgctccaggaaatGACTGGTCCCCCTAACCCATTCATGGCTCTTACTTGCGTAgtccatgtacatccactcatggttatccatcctctgTCATACACATATGTTAGCGAGTAATAAAAccagcaattgcatctacacggcgttcctaccatctgataggtgaaggataggtcctaatcccacctgaggatgcgtagataaggttagcttccatgctccgctcctatccgagacggaattttggcagcacctccccattgTTCTCTCGATACACGTCCTACaaaggagagtgtgtatccagagaacaacggggaggtgctgccgaaactccgactcggacgggagcagaacatggaagctaacccatctacgcatccacgggctgtccaaaaaatgtggacaatccgaaagagatacggtgggaaccgtatctctttcagacgggagacgcctaactgggtgacGAGATCTACGACCAAGGTACGGGTACAGGGGTTATACCTAGTGTGGTGGTGCTGTGGTGAGGCGACgctgtgcaggcagaccggcacggcgcgGGGCTACTCCGAAtccgctcttctctgcaaaacaagaaaatactgtcatttccaaaaaaaaatcggcagaacctcccctgcaaggtgaggttcccaaaacctgcaaaaaatcatcggcacgatggccggcaaccacacaaacatccacaaGTACACATTTAACACCACAAGCATACATCACAACCATATACTTTAATTATGAAGCCATaaaacctcctccacctccaactctACATCCACCTCCATCACCACTACCACCACAACCCCACCACCACTTCCACCTCCACAAACACCTCCATTTACTCCATCACAaccacaccaccacctccaccaccatcaccaccacaacacaacacaacacaacacaacacacggCTACACTACTACGAGAaaggaaaaaggagaaaagagAGTGTACCTAGGACAGCGTGGACGGACTGGTGGGCCGCCGAGCGAGGTGTGGTCGACGACGTGCGAGGATGGCTGGGCGTTGGGGATGGGTTGGTTGGTggcgcttcctcctcctcctctcgttctccttctccttctccttctttcccctcttccttcctccttcctctccttcctcctcttctctgaCCGGCCGAGGCAAGGGGCCGGGGCCGaggacggcggcgcggcgcggccggACCGGGCTAGCGACGCGATGGTGCGGCGGCGCTGGGACGGGCTGAGGCGGCGCGCCGGGGCAGGGCCGGGCGGCGGGCGTGGCTGGGGTCGGGGCCGGGGCCGGCCGACGCGGCGGGGCACGGTCGGGGCGCGGTGTGGCGGCGGCACGGCGGGGCCGGACCGGGGCAGCGCCGGGATGGGGCCGAGGCGGCGCGCCAGGGcgaggcggcgcggcggcggcggcgggcgcgggcgtgcTCGCGTGTGTGTGGAGTGGTGTGTGGCCGTGCGCAGTCAGTTTTGTGGTGGGCcgcgcgctttgccgagtgccagatcggctggcactcggcaaagagctgccaCGTGGCCGGCTCAGGGGCCACCAGGCCGgctcgcctttgccgagtgccacatggtcggcactcggcaaaggacttctttgccgagtgccagccctagcactcggcaaaaaaatttattttttttattttggccgCCAGTTTTGTTGTGAAGCATTCCTACAGTACCATgatcaacatgttcaaatttggcacatttttagtacattttgctatattttttcactttatttcgatttgttgaatttttccggaaaatgtaggtttgaactgcgggtgcatcgaatattcgatttgaatgattcaaaaaatgatattcttgtTTTTGAGTGTAAAGTTAGGCCAAATCCATGAACTGACccaaaatttcgatcaacgtgagCACGGGGCAACGCCACCATCTTCCGTGCAGGTGgttttttaattctaaaaaatgcaaacgaattccgaaaatcgtgaaactttttcaaattttgggGATGTACTGGTTTGTGAACATCGTACGTGCAACGTGCtggaaactttttcaaattttgacCACAGCATAcgcatatgatatcatgacatctctaCAAGTTTCgcgattttcggaattcgtttgcattttttagaattaaaaaacCGCCCGCACGGAAGATGGTGGCGTTGGCCCGtgcgcacgttgatcgaaattttggGTCAGTTCATGGATTTGGCCTAACTTTACACTCAAAAAgaagaatatcattttttgaatcattcaaaaCGAATATTCGATGCACCcacagttcaaacctacattttccggaaaaattcaacaaatcgAAATAAAGTGAAAAATATAGCAAAATGTACTAaaaatgtgccaaatttgaacatgttgatcATGGTACTGTAGGAATGCTTCACAAAAAAACTAGCGgccaaaacaaaaaaataatattttttgccgagtgctagggctggcactcggcaaagaggtcgtttgccgagtgccggccacatggcactcggcaaaatccagCTGGCCTGGTGGCCCCAGAGCCTGCCACGtggcagctctttgccgagtgcctaacggcaggcactcggcaaaggtgacggTCATGGATGTCGTTTGCCCCCtggcactctttgccgagtgcccatgtttgccgagagcctagcactcagcaaagaacttctttgccgagtgcctgagtttGCCGagagtcaggcactcggcaaagcgtcctttgccgagtgctaggttTGGCGCTTGGCAAAGtggctctttgccaagtgcccgagttttgccactcggcaaacctctacgcactcggcaaagatccagTTTCCTGTAGTGAATTATCTTGAGTGCTAAAGATTTTCTTGAGGGGCAAAACAAAACCACCAaggtgtagcacctggttttaaggacaaaaccagatacacaccatatgtgtgcctaggaattcaattcacacatatagttacaaatgaacgggtaatatcaaagacaatgcctttattaaATAGCGCATAAGTATTTATTACAAAAGACAGTTTTACTTTACAATATATACTATAACTCTATTTTtctggtgaagcctccaacaccacaggaaccatcaactggttgatcacaagcctaacacgtCTTGaaaaactccactgaagaacctccatctggtacccatccgggattttgccaaagtattgaaatgaaacaagcgtaagctactaccgcttagcaagcataacatgaggggatgcaggctcaaaaggcttaacacggctgaactgcggtaagcacttttagttggtcatattttattattaatcataagttgctaagttatgcttaggctcccaaatatgaataattagagatatcagcaattttagttataacccaaaccatccgtgtaaccaactattcagtaagggtccaggccgctcatgaccgtgagcacgactgatatatcagttttacactctgtagaggttatacacttttcaccacgagtcgtgtagcccatatgcccgggttaattactcccaaaacacttccatggtgagcaggcagggtacactacgaagcttttccccggtcattctaataaggagcaatcgctaaggattccatctcccaagcgttatggagtcatctccaaaagtggcactgATACACACAGCATAGTACACACCATGGGGATGAGCCCCATACCCAGcccggtatgcccctcttgccctttcggtaaactgctacaaactagaaagagcaaggtactagactaagactagagccatgtagtcctcatggttgtattgtaagtcctaggttgtcacttaaagataagtccttatggagagaaactagagcaccctaagaaaatgcccaatgctctagcccccttggttccatgttgctaaaaagcatcttttaataccatgttgcatatatctttaagtGTATTCTTTAttcaatattagttggagcaaactgagcataatacccacatgcaaaacccatagatatatcaaggacaggataatcaatatcaaggtaggtagactccaagcaattcattaacatatgcatatgaattgaggttgcattaaagtgaataggtaacaaggagcctcatattatacttgccttaattcaatGTATCACTGCTGGACATGATCTTCAAAGCGTTGCTCCAGATCACCAATACAAAACTCACtgtctactcgagatcaaacagcaccacacaggcatccatacatacatgcatagcaagcAAATATAAGCTAATTAGAATAATACACCAAACAACAGAAATAGaagttaaaaaggttttaaaactaTTCTACGCAACGCGACGAACACGCAGACgcgagaatcactcaaatcggagttaaaacggagaagttatgaattaaacaaatttccttttgtaaaataatagattaaatcttacttcaaattttaaaagatgaaaacatacttaacagtagtataaacatgtagattatgaaattacgaacctaacgcaagttgaacgggtcaaataagagttaaaacagagattttatggccaaCAGAAGGTAGTGGCAGTTTTGTAGTTTTTAAAACGGACGTATACGTAATTTTGAGTATAAACACGAGGTCTAACCTATAAAACTGCCTCTGTTGGACGGCGAGTTCTAATACTATAAAGTATAGGGTTTTAAATAGAAGAAAAAGGACCTGCTTTGCACTATTTTTGAACTTGAAAGGACTGCGGGTTTTATAACGTGGATCTACAGGGGGCTAAGCGCAAAAGTGCAGCGACAGCCGGCGGTTGACTGAGTCATCACCAGCATGGAGTCACATGGTGCACCAGGATTGGCCGGAGTGATACACCGGCCGTGGACCCGTACGGTGGACCTAGTCCACACTGTGctggtggaccggttacacagaTCGAAAGGGTACGTGATCTGGAGCATTGATTCAGAGATGGATGGCTCAGGCGGGTTGGGGTGCTTCACCTGGCCGGAACAGGGCTCCGGCGCGGTGGCTGCCATTGGCGACGGCGGAAGCTCGCTGGCGAAACGGGAAAAAGGGCTTGGGACCTTGGTTTTCCACAAGAACTACTCAGGAAGAAAGAGGAGGGAACGGTGATCTCACCTCGGCACGTGGCACGGACAGAGACGGCTTGATGATGGGGATGCGTccagcggcggcggtggatgCGCTTTGCTTATTGG is part of the Miscanthus floridulus cultivar M001 chromosome 9, ASM1932011v1, whole genome shotgun sequence genome and encodes:
- the LOC136480348 gene encoding uncharacterized protein, yielding MGTKGRNIDIDIDIDIDIDIDIDIDIDSDIDIEPTYLQDVYCFYINSCAPHIYNRKETPVLAKIKTRNSIIFLMAKSSTTSRWIAHFIAAVLLVLLIMSASRTSCQAENLDNSGPDHYSPQPLPAMARSRQMSCFQDISHCTFASCSDLCKAKGVKSERAFCLNWTDKQGHSHVECCCPQLAASPTKMLIPPHPFTCYHDHGLTRCTTCSSFCGAKGFIAERAPCFTRNDDSGRAHTECCCTHETL